A DNA window from Molothrus ater isolate BHLD 08-10-18 breed brown headed cowbird chromosome 2, BPBGC_Mater_1.1, whole genome shotgun sequence contains the following coding sequences:
- the LPAR6 gene encoding LOW QUALITY PROTEIN: lysophosphatidic acid receptor 6 (The sequence of the model RefSeq protein was modified relative to this genomic sequence to represent the inferred CDS: inserted 1 base in 1 codon), with protein sequence MVSSNCSTEDSFKYTLYGCIFSMVFVLGLIANCVAIYIFTCTLKVRNETTTYMLNLAISDLLFVFTLPFRIYYFVTRNWPFGDILCKISVTLFYTNMYGSILFLTCISVDRFLAIVHPFRSKTLRTKRNAKIVCAAVWITVLAGSTPASFFQSTNRRNNTEQRMCFENFSEDTWKTYLSRIVIFIETVGFFIPLILNVTCSTMVLRTLNKPLTLSRNKVSKKKVLKMIFVHLVIFCFCFVPYNITLILYSLMRTQTWVNCSVVTAVRTMYPITLCIAVSNCCFDPIVYYFTSDTXSKFHKKEPVHQTTGCQIL encoded by the exons ATGGTAAGCTCTAATTGTTCCACTGAGGACTCCTTTAAATATACTCTGTATGGGTGTATCTTTAGCATGGTGTTTGTTCTTGGCCTCATAGCAAACTGTGTAGCGATCTACATTTTCACTTGTACTTTAAAAGTGCGAAACGAAACTACAACTTACATGCTTAATTTAGCTATATCAGATCTGCTTTTCGTGTTTACATTACCCTTCAGGATTTATTACTTTGTAACCAGAAACTGGCCATTTGGAGACATTCTCTGCAAGATTTCTGTTACCCTCTTTTACACGAATATGTACGGGAGCATTTTGTTTCTGACTTGCATCAGCGTGGATCGCTTTCTAGCCATAGTGCACCCCTTCCGATCCAAGACTCTGCGGACCAAACGGAACGCAAAGAttgtctgtgctgcagtgtgGATAACcgtgctggcaggcagcacacCAGCAAGCTTCTTCCAGTCCACAAACCGCCGCAACAACACGGAGCAAAGGATGTGCTTCGAAAACTTTTCAGAGGACACGTGGAAAACCTACCTGTCCCGGATTGTTATCTTCATTGAAACTGTTGGGTTTTTCATCCCACTCATCCTGAACGTGACCTGCTCCACCATGGTCCTACGGACCTTGAATAAACCGCTTACGCTAAGCCGGAATAAAGTAAGCAAGAAAAAGGTACTCAAAATGATTTTTGTCCATTTGGTGAtattctgcttctgctttgtgCCTTATAACATTACCTTAATACTTTACTCCCTTATGAGAACACAGACCTGGGTCAATTGCTCAGTGGTGACTGCAGTCAGGACTATGTACCCCATAACTCTGTGCATCGCTGTTTCAAACTGCTGTTTTGACCCCATTGTCTATTACTTCACATCAGATA ATTCAAAATTCCATAAAAAAGAACCGGTCCACCAGACCACGGGATGTCAGATTCTCTGA